The Candidatus Flexicrinis affinis genome has a segment encoding these proteins:
- a CDS encoding ABC transporter permease subunit, which yields MTQSRRSRPLFYFAVVVVLLLLVLPLIAFMINAFAVRWFYPQFIPQEWSLDAWERIQVIPPAGQRDLSTWLTLLGRSPVINSMGISLLIGGGVTVLSIIIGLPAARVLGLHQFRGKRIIEFLILAPTIVPVIAFSLGLNINFIRWGLSGTPFGVALVHLIPVMPYVVLTLSGVFANYNPEFEAQARTLGAGPIRTFWYVTLPAIMPGIVVAGLFAFLVSWSQYLLTFLIGGGRVITLPLLLFSTASGGNNAITAAMSLIFIAPAVLTLLFTSRYLSGNSGAVGGFGRI from the coding sequence ATGACGCAATCGCGCCGCTCGCGCCCTCTGTTCTATTTCGCTGTCGTTGTCGTTCTGCTGCTGCTCGTCTTGCCCCTGATCGCCTTCATGATCAATGCGTTTGCTGTGCGTTGGTTCTACCCCCAGTTCATCCCGCAGGAATGGAGCTTGGATGCGTGGGAACGGATACAAGTTATCCCACCGGCTGGGCAGCGCGACCTGTCGACATGGCTCACGCTGTTAGGACGTAGCCCGGTCATCAATTCGATGGGCATCAGTCTTCTGATCGGCGGTGGCGTGACCGTGCTCTCAATCATCATCGGACTTCCTGCGGCTCGGGTGTTGGGGCTGCACCAGTTCCGCGGCAAGCGGATCATCGAATTCCTGATCCTCGCACCGACCATCGTCCCCGTGATCGCGTTCAGCCTCGGGCTCAACATCAACTTCATCCGCTGGGGACTGTCCGGAACGCCCTTCGGGGTCGCGCTGGTGCATCTGATCCCGGTGATGCCGTACGTTGTGCTCACCCTGTCGGGCGTGTTCGCCAACTACAATCCGGAGTTCGAAGCACAGGCGCGAACACTCGGTGCCGGTCCGATCCGCACGTTCTGGTACGTTACGCTGCCGGCCATTATGCCCGGGATCGTCGTCGCGGGCTTGTTCGCTTTCCTCGTGTCGTGGAGCCAGTACCTGCTCACGTTCCTGATCGGCGGTGGTCGGGTGATCACGCTGCCGCTGCTTCTGTTCTCGACGGCATCTGGCGGGAATAACGCCATCACGGCGGCCATGTCGCTGATCTTTATTGCGCCCGCCGTATTGACCCTGTTGTTTACCTCACGCTACCTCTCCGGCAATTCCGGCGCGGTCGGCGGCTTTGGACGGATATGA
- a CDS encoding ABC transporter permease subunit has translation MNWQRWRIPLMLAPTMLIIIVLFVGSLGYSFLQSLGYQPTIGNYTLSLDAYANVMFSERYAQQFWQGLGLTVWVAAASTFISAALAIACALLLRQTFVGKRLSSFLFQLNLPVPHLVIAIGMLFLFSQSGLVSRGTTAMGLIERPNQFPILVRDPGGIGIILTYIWKEVPFFGIIVLAILQSLGEDYEDLARSLGANRWQRFRYVLLPLIMPGLLSASIIVFAFAFGTYEIPKLLGVRFPEMLPVMALDFFLNPDLNSRAEGMALSMIIALIVLVLVIIYMSISNRAVRRA, from the coding sequence GTGAATTGGCAGCGCTGGCGCATTCCGCTGATGCTCGCGCCGACCATGCTCATCATCATCGTGCTGTTTGTCGGCAGCCTCGGCTACAGTTTCTTGCAGAGCCTCGGCTATCAGCCGACCATTGGCAACTACACGTTGAGCCTCGACGCGTATGCCAACGTCATGTTTTCTGAGCGCTACGCACAGCAGTTCTGGCAAGGACTGGGCCTGACGGTATGGGTCGCGGCCGCAAGCACGTTCATCTCGGCGGCGCTGGCGATCGCATGTGCGCTTCTGCTCAGGCAGACTTTCGTGGGCAAACGCCTGTCGTCGTTCCTTTTCCAGCTCAACCTGCCCGTGCCTCATCTCGTCATCGCAATTGGCATGTTGTTTCTGTTTTCGCAGAGCGGGCTTGTATCGCGCGGGACGACCGCCATGGGCCTCATCGAACGCCCCAACCAGTTCCCGATCCTGGTCCGCGACCCCGGCGGCATCGGTATCATCCTCACGTACATCTGGAAGGAAGTCCCGTTCTTCGGAATCATCGTCCTGGCCATCTTGCAGTCGTTAGGCGAAGATTACGAGGATCTGGCCCGCAGCCTCGGCGCAAACCGTTGGCAGCGTTTTCGCTATGTCTTGCTGCCGCTGATCATGCCCGGCCTGCTGTCGGCGTCGATCATCGTGTTTGCGTTCGCCTTTGGCACCTATGAGATCCCAAAACTGCTCGGCGTCAGGTTCCCCGAGATGCTGCCCGTGATGGCGCTCGATTTCTTCCTCAATCCGGACCTCAATTCGCGGGCCGAAGGTATGGCTCTAAGTATGATCATCGCTCTCATCGTACTCGTGCTCGTGATCATCTACATGTCGATCAGCAACCGCGCCGTTCGGCGAGCCTAG
- a CDS encoding ABC transporter substrate-binding protein, which produces MLVVVMALLSVTALAQDDMTMDPPPGFESWDAVLEAARGQTVNWYLWGGSDSINNFVDTFYGVPLLEEYGITLNRVPLADTVDAVNQVLSESEAGVADDGGTIDLIWINGENFFTLKQADLLYGPWAETIPNSALVAWDNPAVSLDFGRAIEGYESPWSSAQFHFIYDTARMAEEDLPRSYADLTEWIMANPGRFTYVAPGPGAFIGTRFVKQIFFELSGGHEQWVGEFNQELYDEWAPQVWELLNAWEPYLWREGATYASGEAELHELFANGEVDFDFTQSPAGAAPWIDAGQIPTTSQAFTFTDNMIGDFNYVAIPYNAPNKAAALVLADLILRPDRQAAQVQPSNGFCCGWGIDTSRVTDEEGRAAIEEALANLGSAAASPDELAAALVADIAAEYQALIEADWEANVLQR; this is translated from the coding sequence ATGTTGGTCGTCGTCATGGCACTGTTGTCCGTGACGGCGTTGGCGCAAGACGACATGACGATGGATCCCCCGCCGGGATTTGAGAGCTGGGACGCCGTCCTTGAGGCCGCACGCGGCCAGACCGTCAACTGGTACCTGTGGGGCGGTTCGGACTCGATCAACAATTTTGTCGACACGTTCTACGGCGTGCCGCTGCTTGAGGAGTACGGCATTACCCTCAACCGCGTACCCCTGGCCGATACCGTGGACGCCGTCAATCAGGTTCTGAGCGAGTCCGAGGCCGGCGTCGCCGACGATGGCGGCACGATCGACCTGATCTGGATTAACGGCGAAAACTTCTTCACCTTGAAGCAGGCCGACTTGCTGTACGGCCCGTGGGCCGAGACGATCCCGAACTCGGCGCTCGTGGCGTGGGACAACCCCGCGGTCAGCCTCGACTTTGGCCGCGCGATTGAGGGTTACGAGAGCCCGTGGTCCAGCGCACAGTTCCACTTCATCTACGATACAGCCCGGATGGCAGAAGAGGACCTACCGCGCAGCTACGCCGACCTCACCGAGTGGATCATGGCGAACCCGGGTCGCTTCACGTACGTGGCTCCGGGGCCGGGCGCCTTCATTGGGACTCGCTTTGTCAAGCAGATCTTTTTCGAGTTGAGCGGTGGCCACGAGCAATGGGTCGGCGAGTTCAATCAGGAACTGTACGACGAGTGGGCTCCGCAGGTGTGGGAACTGCTCAACGCGTGGGAACCGTACCTGTGGCGCGAGGGCGCAACCTACGCGAGCGGTGAGGCCGAACTGCACGAACTGTTCGCGAACGGTGAAGTGGACTTCGACTTTACGCAGAGCCCGGCCGGCGCTGCCCCGTGGATCGACGCTGGACAGATCCCGACGACCTCGCAGGCGTTTACCTTCACTGACAACATGATCGGCGATTTCAACTACGTCGCGATCCCGTACAACGCGCCCAATAAGGCTGCTGCGCTGGTGCTCGCCGACCTGATCCTGCGCCCGGACAGACAGGCCGCGCAGGTCCAGCCGAGCAACGGATTCTGCTGCGGGTGGGGTATCGACACCAGTAGGGTCACCGATGAAGAAGGCCGCGCCGCGATCGAAGAAGCGCTTGCCAACCTCGGGAGCGCTGCTGCCTCGCCAGACGAACTGGCCGCCGCGCTGGTTGCTGACATCGCCGCCGAGTATCAGGCGCTGATCGAGGCCGACTGGGAAGCCAACGTCCTTCAAAGGTAA
- the dhaL gene encoding dihydroxyacetone kinase subunit L, translated as MDWGSMVKALSDAIGEQAERLNALDSTLGDGDHGTSLAAGFTEAARRVAAIGDVPPADAMRMIGSALLNAMGGSSGALYGTLFLRAGHAAGEALDSSEAWADALQAGLDGVRQRGGAQRGDKTMVDALEPAVAALATAASSGQPVAQALAEAAIAARAGAEATAAMVARHGRAKFVGERAIGHADAGAQSVAVVFDALARWWKENAHA; from the coding sequence ATGGATTGGGGATCGATGGTAAAGGCGCTTTCAGACGCAATTGGCGAACAGGCCGAGCGGCTCAACGCGCTTGACTCGACGCTCGGCGATGGCGACCACGGGACGAGCCTGGCGGCAGGTTTCACGGAAGCAGCCCGGCGTGTCGCTGCAATCGGTGACGTACCCCCTGCCGACGCTATGCGGATGATCGGATCGGCCCTGCTGAACGCGATGGGCGGGTCGTCTGGCGCGCTGTACGGTACGTTGTTTCTGCGGGCTGGGCACGCCGCCGGGGAAGCATTGGACAGTTCGGAGGCGTGGGCCGACGCGCTGCAGGCCGGGCTCGATGGAGTCAGGCAGCGGGGCGGCGCGCAGCGCGGTGACAAGACGATGGTCGATGCGCTTGAACCCGCAGTAGCAGCATTGGCAACCGCCGCCTCCAGCGGACAGCCCGTCGCGCAGGCGCTTGCGGAAGCCGCGATCGCCGCACGCGCTGGTGCAGAAGCGACAGCGGCGATGGTTGCGCGTCACGGCCGCGCCAAGTTTGTCGGCGAACGCGCCATTGGCCATGCCGACGCGGGCGCACAGTCGGTGGCGGTTGTATTCGATGCCCTTGCTCGCTGGTGGAAGGAAAACGCGCATGCTTGA
- a CDS encoding dihydroxyacetone kinase subunit DhaK — protein sequence MMSARSKKLINRPSDILTEMLEGFALAHPDIVRLTDSGLIVRARPKQQGRVGLVIGNGSGHEPAMIGLVGEGLFDVNVPGPIFTAPGPDRIVEGIRLANRGAGVLLCVSHHAGDRMNAEIALDLCAAEGIGSVEMVLLYDDVSSAPRGSEPERRGTAGLFFTWKMLGAYAETGASLSEVKAMAERIRDNTRTLAVALTPGTNPVTGHVMFELPEDEIEVGMGVHGEVGRGRSKLVSADATIDLMLPQIIEDLPFRSGDEVLVMLNNSGSMTQMELFILYRQVSRRLGELGIVVAGSWIGPYATTQEMAGFALSLCRVDDSLKQLWAAPAHGAYCRF from the coding sequence ATGATGTCGGCCCGAAGCAAGAAACTCATCAACCGCCCGTCGGACATCCTCACCGAAATGCTGGAAGGGTTCGCGCTCGCGCATCCGGATATCGTACGGCTGACCGACAGCGGCCTGATCGTCCGCGCCAGGCCCAAGCAGCAGGGCAGGGTTGGTCTGGTCATTGGTAACGGGAGCGGCCACGAGCCGGCGATGATCGGCTTGGTTGGCGAGGGATTGTTCGACGTCAATGTGCCGGGCCCGATTTTCACGGCACCCGGACCCGATCGGATTGTCGAGGGTATCCGGCTTGCCAACCGGGGCGCGGGCGTACTGCTATGCGTGTCGCATCATGCTGGCGACCGTATGAATGCCGAAATCGCGCTCGACCTCTGTGCGGCAGAGGGCATCGGCAGCGTCGAAATGGTCCTGCTGTATGACGACGTTTCAAGCGCTCCTCGCGGGAGCGAACCCGAACGGCGCGGCACCGCCGGTCTCTTCTTCACGTGGAAGATGCTCGGTGCGTATGCTGAGACCGGAGCGTCCTTAAGTGAGGTCAAAGCGATGGCTGAGCGCATCCGGGACAACACCCGCACGCTCGCCGTAGCGCTCACGCCCGGCACCAACCCGGTCACCGGTCATGTTATGTTCGAGCTTCCTGAGGACGAGATCGAAGTCGGAATGGGTGTGCATGGCGAGGTCGGACGCGGCCGCAGCAAGCTCGTTTCGGCCGACGCGACGATCGACCTGATGCTGCCTCAGATCATCGAGGATCTGCCGTTTCGATCCGGCGACGAGGTGCTCGTCATGCTCAACAACAGCGGCAGCATGACCCAGATGGAGCTCTTCATCCTGTACCGCCAAGTCTCGCGTCGGCTGGGGGAACTCGGAATTGTCGTAGCGGGATCATGGATCGGGCCATACGCCACTACCCAGGAAATGGCCGGGTTCGCGTTGTCATTGTGTCGAGTCGACGACTCGCTCAAGCAGCTGTGGGCGGCGCCGGCGCACGGCGCGTACTGCCGGTTCTGA
- a CDS encoding Zn-ribbon domain-containing OB-fold protein — protein MTEVTSKRDVIAIDSPSGDPWSEFRQVELVDLHFEQDYVHSLGKVSRFFLELEQGRLFGTRCPACARVYLPPRPTCPDCQQITSWYEMPLTGTVKAFSIMHFGSAANPDVERLGTPYVLAYVLHDGASTLMPHILKADPTAVEIGMPVQVAFADGPVSHPIHLMYYVYVGA, from the coding sequence GTGACTGAGGTGACTAGCAAACGGGACGTGATCGCCATAGACAGCCCGTCAGGCGACCCGTGGTCCGAGTTTCGGCAGGTTGAACTGGTCGACTTGCACTTCGAACAGGATTACGTGCACTCGCTGGGCAAAGTGTCACGGTTCTTTCTCGAACTCGAGCAGGGCAGGCTGTTTGGCACCCGCTGCCCGGCATGTGCGCGCGTCTATCTGCCACCGCGGCCTACGTGCCCGGACTGTCAGCAGATTACGTCGTGGTACGAAATGCCGCTGACCGGAACCGTTAAGGCGTTCTCCATCATGCACTTTGGTAGTGCGGCCAACCCCGATGTCGAACGCTTAGGAACTCCGTATGTACTCGCGTACGTCCTCCACGATGGCGCTTCGACATTGATGCCGCACATCTTGAAGGCGGACCCGACTGCCGTCGAGATCGGCATGCCTGTACAGGTGGCATTTGCAGACGGGCCAGTCTCGCATCCCATCCACTTAATGTACTACGTTTACGTGGGGGCATGA
- a CDS encoding thiolase domain-containing protein (Catalyzes the synthesis of acetoacetyl coenzyme A from two molecules of acetyl coenzyme A. It can also act as a thiolase, catalyzing the reverse reaction and generating two-carbon units from the four-carbon product of fatty acid oxidation) codes for MSRVPVIVGVGMTAFSANRIDANAREIAVEAVMACMQDAGLNDLLSVQHGLISVESDHFNRQMTIGAVLHDHLGLVPLPNVRIEGGGATGALALRTAWAYIQSELCDSILVTGVELNGRSVSSKTANLLFALSADADWEMMVGGTYTGFYAAMMNAHMHRYGTTEEQFAYVAARNRRNARFNPLAQKPMDLTVEQVMASRPIAAPYKLLDCSLLSDGAAAILLATEDWARAHSPTFETRPVVAFTATGCASDTMRLGDRWPEITHFRAKRLAADQAYKAAGITMPVDQIDVAEVYDSYSGAELQAMESLGFVGEGEAGEAITDGTFDLGGTLPVNPSGGLLGRGAPVGATGIAQAIEIALQLRGEADPRRQVSDAQRGLTDTHAGIGTICVVNIFERRN; via the coding sequence ATGAGCCGCGTCCCTGTGATCGTCGGTGTGGGCATGACGGCGTTCAGCGCAAACCGAATCGACGCCAACGCACGCGAAATTGCGGTCGAGGCCGTCATGGCGTGCATGCAAGATGCTGGACTGAACGATCTACTCAGCGTGCAGCACGGCTTGATCAGTGTCGAGAGCGACCACTTCAATCGGCAGATGACGATCGGCGCCGTACTTCACGACCACCTCGGGCTCGTCCCGCTTCCCAACGTGCGGATCGAAGGCGGCGGGGCAACCGGGGCCCTGGCCCTGCGTACGGCATGGGCGTACATTCAGAGCGAGCTGTGCGACTCGATTCTCGTTACAGGAGTCGAACTCAACGGGCGCAGCGTGTCCTCGAAGACTGCCAATTTGCTGTTCGCGTTATCCGCCGACGCAGACTGGGAGATGATGGTTGGCGGCACCTACACGGGCTTTTACGCAGCCATGATGAATGCTCATATGCACCGCTACGGGACAACCGAAGAGCAGTTCGCGTACGTGGCTGCGCGCAACCGGCGCAACGCGCGTTTCAATCCGCTGGCACAGAAGCCGATGGACCTTACAGTGGAGCAAGTAATGGCCTCGCGCCCGATCGCCGCGCCATACAAGCTGCTCGACTGCAGCCTGCTGAGCGACGGTGCTGCTGCAATCCTGCTAGCGACCGAGGACTGGGCGCGGGCGCACAGCCCAACCTTCGAGACACGCCCGGTTGTGGCGTTCACTGCAACAGGATGTGCAAGTGACACTATGCGCCTCGGCGACCGCTGGCCGGAGATTACGCACTTTCGCGCAAAGCGTCTCGCGGCCGACCAGGCGTACAAAGCTGCTGGCATTACCATGCCAGTCGATCAGATCGATGTCGCCGAAGTCTATGACAGCTACAGCGGCGCCGAGCTGCAGGCGATGGAATCGCTCGGGTTCGTCGGCGAAGGCGAAGCAGGTGAGGCCATCACGGACGGCACGTTCGACCTCGGCGGTACACTGCCCGTTAACCCCAGCGGCGGCCTGCTTGGCCGTGGGGCGCCGGTCGGGGCTACAGGGATTGCGCAGGCTATCGAGATCGCGCTTCAACTGCGCGGCGAAGCCGACCCGCGCCGACAGGTCTCCGATGCGCAGCGTGGTCTCACCGACACACACGCAGGGATAGGCACGATCTGCGTTGTCAATATCTTCGAAAGGCGCAACTGA
- a CDS encoding GntR family transcriptional regulator, with product MADETSLDQIQLPSVASLVYDAVRREILLGRLAQNEQLNLSKLEQQLGVSRTPLKMALSRLEEEGLIEISPRRGTYVRAFSERDIRECYELRIALEVYALRHVFEPQNAAILAEITELFRRMDGYFDSPETYVDDIPPFADMDRSVHAKIVELAGNTRMTQVYERANVQGYIALMGSRFEYADTLKTVGEHQRILRALEAHDLDEVLEAGRLHLVQAGERAVRRLAARQERES from the coding sequence ATGGCCGACGAAACGTCGCTCGATCAGATCCAATTGCCTTCCGTGGCGAGTCTTGTCTATGACGCAGTTCGGCGAGAGATCCTGCTTGGGCGCCTTGCCCAGAATGAACAGCTTAACCTGAGTAAGCTTGAACAGCAGTTGGGCGTCAGCCGGACTCCGCTGAAGATGGCCCTGTCTCGACTTGAAGAAGAGGGCCTTATCGAGATTAGTCCGAGGCGTGGCACATACGTCCGCGCCTTCAGCGAGCGGGACATTCGCGAGTGTTACGAACTGCGTATTGCACTCGAAGTCTACGCACTTAGGCATGTCTTTGAACCGCAGAACGCGGCGATTCTTGCTGAAATTACCGAGTTGTTCAGGCGTATGGACGGCTACTTCGATTCGCCCGAAACCTATGTTGACGACATTCCACCATTTGCGGACATGGATCGCAGCGTGCACGCCAAGATCGTTGAACTGGCTGGAAACACGCGCATGACACAGGTATATGAGCGCGCCAACGTTCAAGGGTACATCGCGCTTATGGGCTCTCGATTCGAGTATGCGGATACGCTCAAGACCGTTGGGGAACACCAGCGCATATTGCGCGCGCTTGAGGCACACGACCTTGATGAGGTACTTGAGGCCGGCCGTTTGCATCTTGTCCAAGCAGGCGAGCGCGCCGTGAGGCGCCTGGCCGCCAGGCAGGAGCGCGAGTCATGA
- a CDS encoding aldehyde dehydrogenase family protein, producing MFLHASYSPINPTTRAFIEHVPGLYINGQYVLPSSGETFVTFDPSTGKPLGDIPRGTRSDIDDAVQAARAAFDRGPWRWSLSPSERGQILWRFAEQIERHSEVLAQLDSLDNGKPVSVARTSDVPLAVEHLRYFAGWANKVQGATIPVNEPNTLNYTLREPIGVCALIVPWNYPLLMAVWKLAPALAAGNCIILKPAEQTSLSALYLGQLAADAGFPPGVFNVVSGLGEEAGAALTEHSRVDKVGFTGSTEVARRILHASTGNLKRVSLELGGKSPNIVFADADLSQAVPGATWAIFGNNGQSCTAGSRLYVERAVFEEVVDGVVNATRAITVGRGMAIEQAEIGPVVSAEQLDRVLDYVDQGVSAGAQAVAGGRRFDGALSDGYFVEPTIFVGAHDEMAIMREEIFGPVVCAVPFDDPDEVLARANASEYGLAAGLWTTDLRKAHHFAARLQAGTVWINTWGNAEASSPFGGYKQSGHGREMGEEAMALYSEVKSVWVTYG from the coding sequence ATGTTCTTGCACGCGAGCTACTCCCCTATCAACCCGACTACACGCGCGTTCATAGAGCATGTTCCGGGGCTATACATCAACGGTCAGTATGTACTGCCCAGCTCCGGCGAGACATTCGTCACCTTCGATCCGTCGACTGGCAAACCGCTTGGAGACATCCCGCGCGGGACACGGAGCGACATCGACGATGCGGTACAGGCGGCGCGCGCCGCATTCGACCGGGGGCCCTGGCGCTGGTCTCTGAGTCCCTCGGAACGTGGTCAGATCCTGTGGCGATTCGCCGAGCAGATCGAGCGCCACAGCGAGGTGCTTGCTCAGCTTGATTCGCTGGACAACGGCAAACCGGTGTCAGTTGCGCGGACCAGCGACGTTCCGCTGGCGGTTGAGCACTTGCGCTACTTTGCCGGATGGGCAAACAAAGTGCAGGGCGCGACGATCCCGGTCAATGAGCCCAACACGCTGAATTACACCTTACGCGAGCCGATTGGCGTCTGCGCCTTAATCGTCCCGTGGAACTACCCCTTGCTGATGGCGGTCTGGAAGCTCGCCCCGGCCCTCGCCGCCGGCAACTGCATCATCCTCAAGCCGGCCGAACAAACCTCGCTCAGCGCGCTTTACCTGGGGCAGCTCGCCGCGGATGCAGGCTTTCCGCCGGGGGTCTTCAACGTAGTGAGCGGGCTCGGTGAGGAAGCAGGCGCAGCACTCACCGAGCATTCGAGGGTCGACAAGGTTGGCTTCACAGGCAGTACCGAGGTGGCACGCCGAATCCTGCACGCATCGACCGGCAACCTCAAGCGTGTGTCGTTGGAATTAGGGGGCAAAAGCCCCAACATCGTCTTCGCCGACGCCGACCTTTCACAGGCGGTCCCAGGGGCAACGTGGGCGATCTTCGGCAACAACGGCCAGTCGTGCACGGCCGGATCGCGGCTGTATGTCGAACGCGCCGTCTTCGAGGAAGTTGTCGACGGTGTCGTAAACGCGACGCGCGCGATCACGGTTGGACGCGGCATGGCGATCGAGCAGGCCGAGATTGGGCCGGTCGTAAGCGCCGAACAGCTGGATCGTGTTTTGGACTACGTCGATCAGGGAGTCAGCGCCGGAGCACAGGCCGTTGCCGGTGGCCGGCGATTTGACGGGGCGCTCAGCGATGGATACTTCGTTGAGCCGACGATCTTCGTCGGCGCCCACGACGAGATGGCAATCATGCGTGAAGAGATCTTTGGGCCTGTGGTGTGCGCAGTGCCTTTCGACGATCCCGATGAGGTTCTTGCGCGCGCGAATGCCTCCGAGTACGGCCTGGCAGCGGGGCTCTGGACGACCGATCTGCGCAAAGCGCATCACTTCGCCGCTCGGCTCCAGGCGGGGACGGTGTGGATCAACACCTGGGGCAATGCCGAGGCATCGTCTCCCTTCGGCGGCTACAAGCAGAGCGGACACGGTCGCGAGATGGGTGAAGAAGCGATGGCCTTGTACTCGGAGGTGAAGAGCGTGTGGGTGACGTACGGATGA
- a CDS encoding tagatose 1,6-diphosphate aldolase, which produces MGDVRMTTPTSLGTWRALQRSWTADGVLTALAIDHQGALRRALHPHDPESVQQSELTTFKLDVVEALAPDCSAVLLDPVLSASQVVASGLLGKTGLLMELETADYDLRPLPRHVRIDPDWNVAKIKRMGADGVKLFFYYDPDDPDYAEQQDATVCAAARACARHDIPLYAEPILVGGEPTRVGERVVEAARRTEACGATVLKLEFPAAADAADPAKWQAACEAVSGAVSIPWVLLSAGVPYDVFVAQVEAACRGGASGFIAGRAVWGDAAGIADPSARKAKLDTVVRRRLQELAEIAHRHSRPFTQIMVPPDAHPDWFRTYETIGDIR; this is translated from the coding sequence GTGGGTGACGTACGGATGACAACGCCGACCAGTCTGGGTACGTGGCGAGCGCTGCAGCGGTCATGGACCGCGGATGGCGTACTGACCGCCCTTGCGATCGATCATCAAGGGGCGTTGCGGCGGGCATTGCATCCCCATGACCCTGAGAGTGTCCAGCAGTCCGAATTAACGACGTTCAAATTGGATGTCGTCGAGGCGCTAGCGCCTGACTGCAGTGCCGTACTGCTTGACCCGGTGTTGTCGGCTTCGCAAGTCGTCGCAAGCGGTCTGCTTGGCAAAACCGGGCTCTTGATGGAGCTCGAAACAGCCGACTATGACCTTAGGCCGTTGCCACGGCACGTGAGGATCGATCCGGACTGGAACGTCGCCAAGATCAAGCGAATGGGTGCCGACGGTGTAAAACTGTTCTTCTACTATGACCCGGACGATCCGGATTACGCAGAACAACAGGACGCAACGGTCTGTGCCGCTGCTAGAGCGTGTGCACGTCATGACATACCCCTGTATGCCGAACCGATTCTCGTGGGCGGCGAACCGACGCGGGTTGGCGAACGGGTCGTCGAGGCGGCACGTCGCACCGAGGCTTGCGGTGCTACTGTTCTGAAACTGGAGTTTCCTGCCGCAGCCGACGCTGCCGATCCTGCCAAGTGGCAGGCCGCGTGCGAGGCGGTGAGCGGCGCGGTGTCCATCCCGTGGGTGCTGCTCAGCGCCGGCGTGCCATACGACGTGTTCGTCGCACAGGTCGAGGCAGCCTGCCGCGGCGGTGCATCCGGGTTCATCGCAGGTCGTGCCGTTTGGGGGGATGCCGCAGGCATAGCCGATCCGTCAGCGCGAAAGGCGAAGCTCGACACGGTCGTGCGCCGCCGACTCCAAGAACTCGCTGAAATTGCACATCGCCATTCAAGACCATTTACCCAGATCATGGTGCCGCCGGATGCTCATCCTGACTGGTTCCGCACATACGAGACCATCGGAGACATAAGATGA